In Pseudomonadota bacterium, a genomic segment contains:
- a CDS encoding MBL fold metallo-hydrolase codes for MQARQAGGSPGVITIVYDNNRPEDAALRADWGFACVVDYAGRRVLFDTGADGDILLRNMKHLGIDPSVIDAVVISHSHWDHTGGLKKFLAARKGVPVHLLASFPPELKDSVSAGGGVLREASAPAAVAERFETTGEMGVAIREQALVVKTPAGLVVVTGCAHPGIAKIVEQASQHGGGGIALVVGGFHLKDATGEEIEEVVRAFRRLGVKKVAPCHCTGEGARGAFAREYGEDFIPARLGTVIRFIGS; via the coding sequence CGCGGCTCTGCGGGCCGACTGGGGGTTCGCCTGCGTCGTCGACTATGCGGGCAGGAGGGTCCTGTTCGACACCGGCGCGGACGGCGACATCCTTCTGCGCAACATGAAGCATCTCGGCATCGATCCCTCCGTCATCGACGCCGTGGTGATATCCCATTCCCATTGGGACCACACAGGCGGATTGAAGAAGTTTCTGGCGGCACGGAAGGGCGTGCCGGTCCACCTGCTCGCATCGTTTCCCCCGGAGCTCAAGGATTCGGTGAGCGCGGGCGGCGGCGTGCTGAGGGAGGCCTCTGCGCCGGCTGCGGTCGCGGAGCGATTCGAAACGACGGGGGAGATGGGGGTCGCGATCAGGGAGCAGGCCCTCGTCGTGAAGACGCCGGCAGGGCTGGTAGTTGTGACGGGCTGCGCCCACCCCGGCATCGCAAAGATCGTTGAACAGGCGTCGCAGCACGGCGGCGGAGGCATCGCCCTGGTGGTCGGCGGATTTCATCTCAAGGACGCGACAGGGGAAGAGATAGAGGAGGTCGTCCGGGCCTTCCGTCGCCTTGGGGTAAAAAAAGTGGCGCCGTGCCACTGCACAGGAGAGGGGGCGCGCGGCGCCTTCGCCCGTGAGTATGGGGAGGATTTCATCCCGGCCCGCCTCGGGACGGTCATCCGCTTTATCGGCAGTTGA